Proteins encoded by one window of Quadrisphaera setariae:
- a CDS encoding ATP-dependent helicase, translating to MTQQLTDEQRAALEPGVRLIEAGPGAGKTLTVAARFRQRAVDGRGVALLSFTNRAIDVARSRCRDTPSLLEPPHFIGTFDQFLHRFVTTPEILRRFRQRPQYVASWRDLTHDLRRIRPGKSDDGFELTDFLVDDEGRQVLDVDRLSWKARQLWTRLSPAHQRWVTTQAHRRLGRLREAHVYDCDGARRLAFEILSVPDNVYLRRLAARFDEVIVDELQDCNQVDHDLLRLLRHAGLHVVGVADPDQAIYDFRRPQASLSVDPYLAYRGSLAAHEIAPLTICHRSTPVICDLVSSLRAISQDRVVSGDDPPSGSNVVHVVIGNDATAGITAMQVMRDLGIKPENTWILAATRRQARSISQRSPDSTSGGTAGAALLSALNQLRLRESAHVRAKSIFDVETFMLRMLDWPADEVLHTRAEQLDRLELSTEDLRIAALRLVFASKTWDDKDSCTRSLKSIMSTFASPLPLGLVANYGTKAQIRTTAWSEWVSSMPGSEVNDLSRVRSSHIHGVKGEEFEAVILSLVAQRRGGDHALQDWDDGRDSEQRRVLYVGASRAQRCLVLLTPPSKKAQVLHLLRRSGVAFEVYSTST from the coding sequence ATGACGCAACAGCTCACCGATGAACAGCGAGCAGCGCTCGAGCCTGGCGTACGTCTGATTGAAGCTGGCCCTGGGGCGGGGAAGACCCTGACAGTCGCGGCACGCTTCCGGCAACGGGCCGTCGACGGGCGCGGTGTCGCCCTGCTGTCCTTCACCAACCGAGCCATCGACGTTGCTCGATCGCGGTGTCGCGACACTCCTTCTCTACTCGAGCCGCCTCACTTCATTGGAACCTTTGATCAGTTCCTCCACCGTTTCGTCACTACACCCGAGATCTTGCGCCGGTTCAGGCAGAGGCCTCAATATGTCGCGTCGTGGCGCGACCTCACACATGACCTTCGGCGCATTCGTCCGGGTAAGAGTGACGACGGTTTCGAGCTAACGGACTTCCTGGTCGATGACGAAGGTCGCCAGGTACTTGACGTTGACCGCCTGAGCTGGAAGGCGCGGCAACTATGGACCCGCCTGTCCCCGGCCCACCAACGATGGGTCACCACACAGGCACACCGCCGCCTCGGCAGACTGCGCGAAGCGCACGTGTACGACTGCGATGGAGCTCGTCGATTAGCGTTCGAGATCTTATCTGTCCCTGACAACGTCTACTTGCGCCGCCTAGCGGCACGATTCGACGAGGTGATCGTCGACGAACTCCAAGACTGCAACCAGGTTGACCATGACCTCCTTCGACTCCTGCGCCACGCGGGTCTGCATGTTGTGGGTGTGGCCGACCCGGATCAAGCCATCTATGACTTTCGGCGACCTCAAGCCAGCCTGTCCGTAGATCCATACCTCGCCTACCGGGGCTCGCTGGCCGCGCACGAGATTGCCCCTCTGACCATCTGTCACCGTTCGACGCCGGTCATCTGCGACCTCGTCAGCAGTCTGCGGGCCATCAGCCAGGATCGCGTAGTTTCTGGTGACGACCCACCCAGCGGTTCCAATGTCGTCCACGTCGTCATAGGCAACGACGCAACAGCTGGCATCACGGCGATGCAGGTTATGCGTGACCTTGGAATCAAGCCGGAGAACACATGGATCCTTGCGGCCACGCGTCGGCAAGCGCGCTCAATCAGCCAACGGTCACCGGACTCAACCAGTGGCGGTACCGCAGGAGCAGCGCTGCTCAGCGCCTTGAACCAACTTCGCCTCAGGGAGTCGGCTCATGTCCGCGCGAAGTCTATCTTCGATGTTGAGACTTTTATGCTCCGCATGCTCGACTGGCCCGCAGATGAGGTGCTACACACGCGCGCAGAGCAGCTGGACCGGCTTGAGTTGTCCACGGAAGACCTTCGTATAGCTGCCTTGCGCCTGGTGTTCGCATCGAAAACCTGGGATGACAAGGACTCCTGCACGAGGAGCCTGAAATCTATTATGAGCACCTTCGCCTCACCCCTTCCTTTAGGACTCGTTGCCAACTACGGGACTAAAGCTCAGATTCGTACCACGGCTTGGTCCGAGTGGGTATCGTCAATGCCAGGCAGCGAGGTGAACGACTTATCTAGGGTGCGGTCTAGCCATATCCATGGAGTCAAGGGTGAAGAGTTCGAGGCTGTCATTCTGTCCCTGGTAGCTCAACGAAGGGGTGGAGATCACGCGTTGCAGGACTGGGACGATGGTCGCGACAGTGAACAACGACGCGTCCTCTATGTCGGCGCGAGTCGGGCTCAACGCTGCCTCGTGCTTTTAACCCCGCCGAGCAAGAAGGCCCAGGTGCTCCACCTCTTGCGCAGATCTGGAGTCGCTTTCGAGGTGTACAGCACGTCGACGTAA
- a CDS encoding nucleoside hydrolase codes for MTSTPATWSIGDHRWLPGEPPLAPPRVRVIADNDFSGDPDDLYQLVHHLLSPAVDVRLVVASHLAPGDPFDPGPGSAANALARVHELLDVMGLDASDADVEGGSRVVLGADEALLDTTTPRDSQAARAIIAEAMRDDDRPLYYCAGGGLTDVASAYLLEPAIAERMVLVWIGGPEHAGVALPPPGVESPEYNLKIDVNAARVVFNDSTLPLWQVPRDVYRQCLVSDIELRERVLPHGPVGKLLYDALRRVNRFALGHTGGYPETYALGDSPLVLFTALQSHFQPDPSSSTYVLRAAPVVDERGETHLRETGRTIRVYTQVDVRLMFEDMFGKIAAFARWQRAAAQD; via the coding sequence ATGACGTCCACTCCAGCCACCTGGTCGATCGGCGACCACCGCTGGCTGCCCGGTGAGCCGCCGCTGGCCCCGCCGCGTGTGCGGGTCATCGCCGACAACGACTTCTCCGGTGACCCCGACGACCTCTACCAGCTGGTGCACCACCTCCTGTCGCCGGCGGTGGACGTGCGGCTCGTGGTCGCCTCCCACCTCGCCCCGGGCGACCCCTTCGACCCCGGCCCGGGCAGCGCCGCCAACGCGCTGGCGCGGGTGCACGAGCTGCTCGACGTCATGGGCCTGGATGCTTCCGATGCGGACGTCGAGGGCGGGAGCCGCGTGGTCCTCGGCGCCGACGAGGCTCTGCTCGACACGACCACCCCGCGCGACTCCCAGGCTGCGCGAGCGATCATCGCCGAGGCGATGCGCGACGACGACCGTCCGCTGTACTACTGCGCGGGCGGAGGCCTCACCGACGTCGCCTCGGCCTACCTGCTGGAACCGGCCATCGCCGAGCGCATGGTGCTGGTCTGGATCGGCGGGCCCGAGCACGCAGGTGTCGCCCTGCCGCCTCCCGGGGTCGAGAGCCCCGAGTACAACCTGAAGATCGACGTCAACGCCGCCCGGGTCGTCTTCAACGACTCGACGCTGCCGCTGTGGCAGGTGCCCCGCGACGTCTACCGCCAGTGCCTGGTCTCCGACATCGAGCTGCGTGAGCGCGTGCTGCCGCACGGCCCGGTCGGCAAGCTCCTCTACGACGCGCTCCGCCGGGTCAACCGCTTCGCGCTCGGCCACACGGGCGGCTACCCGGAGACCTACGCGCTGGGCGACTCGCCGCTGGTGCTGTTCACCGCACTGCAGTCGCACTTCCAGCCCGACCCCTCCTCCAGCACCTACGTGCTGCGAGCCGCACCCGTCGTCGACGAGCGGGGCGAGACCCACCTCCGCGAGACCGGTCGCACCATCCGCGTCTACACGCAGGTCGACGTGCGGCTGATGTTCGAGGACATGTTCGGCAAGATCGCCGCCTTCGCGCGCTGGCAGCGCGCCGCGGCCCAGGACTGA
- a CDS encoding exonuclease domain-containing protein → MTASTSAATVEPGASAPTGADHGDAAPMSTGLDFVAVDVETANHHRGSICAIGLVVVRAGRITERHAWLVKPAASLNWFDAYNTALHGIGPADVADADSFEASLQRLIAVVGDLSVVAHNAAFDIGALRDACDAAGLAWPRLQYACSLVMARRALSLISYRLPMVADALGVDLMSHHDAAADAGAAAGIVLALAALQQAPSLSSLATKLLVLLGQVDPDTWQGCHRTYAPGSSGKPLPPAANPDADPHHRLFGQVMVFTGALSLRREDVWAQVAALGAIPESNVTKRTNVLVIGDGFKGADPADFATGKAARAAAQRAKGQDIEVLCESDLLMLLNETGTTGRRGTAHAGTGPQTARSNPDQQISRRTSL, encoded by the coding sequence ATGACAGCGTCGACCTCCGCGGCGACCGTCGAGCCGGGTGCCTCCGCGCCAACCGGTGCCGATCACGGCGACGCCGCACCGATGAGCACGGGGCTGGACTTCGTCGCCGTCGACGTGGAGACCGCCAACCACCACCGCGGTTCAATCTGCGCGATCGGCCTGGTCGTCGTACGCGCCGGCCGCATCACCGAACGCCACGCCTGGCTGGTCAAGCCCGCAGCCTCACTGAACTGGTTCGACGCCTATAACACCGCCCTGCACGGCATCGGGCCGGCCGACGTCGCCGACGCCGACTCCTTCGAAGCGAGCCTGCAGCGCCTGATCGCCGTGGTCGGCGACCTGTCGGTGGTGGCGCACAACGCCGCCTTCGACATCGGCGCGCTGCGCGATGCCTGCGACGCTGCCGGCCTCGCTTGGCCGCGGTTGCAGTACGCCTGCTCCCTGGTGATGGCCCGCCGTGCGCTGTCCCTGATCAGCTACCGGCTGCCGATGGTCGCGGACGCCCTGGGCGTTGACCTGATGAGCCACCACGACGCCGCCGCCGACGCCGGGGCTGCCGCCGGCATCGTGCTCGCCCTGGCTGCGCTGCAGCAGGCGCCGTCGCTGAGCTCGCTGGCGACCAAGTTGCTGGTCCTCCTCGGCCAGGTGGACCCGGACACCTGGCAAGGCTGCCACCGCACCTACGCGCCAGGATCCTCCGGCAAGCCGCTACCGCCTGCGGCCAACCCCGACGCTGACCCCCACCACCGCCTCTTTGGCCAGGTGATGGTCTTCACCGGGGCGCTGTCGCTGCGCCGCGAGGACGTCTGGGCGCAGGTCGCGGCTCTGGGGGCAATCCCCGAGAGCAACGTGACGAAGCGGACCAATGTGCTGGTCATCGGTGACGGCTTCAAGGGCGCAGACCCGGCTGACTTCGCGACCGGCAAGGCCGCTCGAGCTGCCGCTCAACGCGCGAAGGGGCAGGACATCGAGGTGCTGTGCGAGAGCGACCTGCTTATGCTCTTGAACGAGACAGGCACGACGGGGCGCCGGGGAACCGCTCACGCCGGCACGGGTCCACAGACAGCGCGCAGCAACCCTGATCAACAGATCAGCCGGCGGACGTCCCTGTGA
- a CDS encoding ABC transporter substrate-binding protein: MRVKKMLAAVAAAGVVATLAACGGSSGGAGGDDELTVWMLTLEGSQKTAMDTLVSDFEAAHEGVTVKVETRSTDAHKDALRQVAGTDSGPDVYWYWEGPGLGGELVEAGLSKDLTAEYEKYGWGDRFGEATLSNITRYGGYHGVPFTQQAEAIYYNKELFAKAGVTAEPTTYAELEAAAAKIKAAGITPIEFGGTVNWHVMRLLDSLLETNCGSETFDQLVTAKTSWDTDCVGRSFDQLKTWGGEYLNEGFQGVSNDESSQLFYTGEAAMAYEGTWFDSQVVDNGMDPANVGIFKFPTGTDRLYGFGEGFYINAATKKADQAAEFLDFITSTEEQKKVVGVWSPISVNTAVTPATDNPLHELWPPLYDAAKGFYLNNDQNLTLAQTTEYWRIMNSVLTGETAPADAGAQMQKFIESES; encoded by the coding sequence TTGCGCGTCAAGAAGATGCTCGCCGCGGTGGCCGCGGCAGGCGTGGTCGCCACCCTGGCGGCCTGCGGAGGAAGCTCCGGCGGAGCCGGCGGAGACGACGAGCTCACCGTCTGGATGCTGACGCTCGAGGGCTCGCAGAAGACGGCGATGGACACCCTCGTCAGCGACTTCGAGGCCGCCCACGAGGGCGTCACCGTCAAGGTCGAGACCCGCTCCACCGACGCCCACAAGGACGCCCTGCGCCAGGTCGCCGGCACCGACTCGGGGCCCGACGTCTACTGGTACTGGGAGGGCCCGGGGCTGGGTGGTGAGCTGGTCGAGGCCGGCCTCAGCAAGGACCTGACCGCTGAGTACGAGAAGTACGGATGGGGCGACCGCTTCGGCGAGGCGACCCTCAGCAACATCACGCGCTACGGCGGGTACCACGGCGTGCCCTTCACCCAGCAGGCCGAGGCGATCTACTACAACAAGGAGCTCTTCGCGAAGGCCGGCGTCACCGCCGAGCCGACGACGTACGCCGAGCTCGAAGCGGCCGCGGCCAAGATCAAGGCGGCGGGCATCACGCCGATCGAGTTCGGCGGCACCGTCAACTGGCACGTCATGCGCCTGCTCGACTCCCTGCTGGAGACCAACTGCGGCTCGGAGACCTTCGACCAGCTCGTCACGGCCAAGACCAGCTGGGACACGGACTGCGTGGGTCGCTCCTTCGACCAGCTGAAGACGTGGGGTGGCGAGTACCTCAACGAGGGCTTCCAGGGCGTGTCCAACGACGAGTCGAGCCAGCTCTTCTACACGGGCGAGGCCGCCATGGCGTACGAGGGCACGTGGTTCGACTCCCAGGTCGTCGACAACGGCATGGACCCGGCCAACGTCGGGATCTTCAAGTTCCCCACCGGCACCGACCGCCTCTACGGCTTCGGCGAGGGCTTCTACATCAACGCCGCCACGAAGAAGGCCGACCAGGCCGCTGAGTTCCTCGACTTCATCACCTCCACCGAGGAGCAGAAGAAGGTCGTCGGCGTCTGGTCGCCGATCTCGGTGAACACCGCGGTGACCCCGGCCACCGACAACCCCCTGCACGAGCTCTGGCCGCCGCTGTACGACGCGGCCAAGGGCTTCTACCTGAACAACGACCAGAACCTCACCCTGGCCCAGACCACCGAGTACTGGCGGATCATGAACTCGGTCCTCACCGGTGAGACGGCCCCGGCCGACGCCGGCGCGCAGATGCAGAAGTTCATCGAGAGCGAGTCCTGA
- a CDS encoding ATP-dependent nuclease: MHLASLRLTNFRACRDTHVRFGSNLTVLVGENASGKSAIIDALRLATYQVTGRQSAYLSPDSDLSRGSDTGTPIEISTRYSGLTEPEQALYLPKLVDTHDDLVYTATFATDPTVPRRSVTSWSVGEVGVEDPEPASRRRIAHVYLPPLRDALRDLDGHDQTQLFEVLRILVGGDEEKESAFVDAAAIHLAAIAKLDLAADARQQIQDYYSQAVPPSREHHIALNHRDRRLRHLAGLLRIQLSETDFPESDIATTGLGYASLLYISMIVLQLVKARESDLTLLLVEEPEAHLHPQLQLVLLDFLRGQAETSGDDAGGRQPAGKVQVIVTTHSPTLASTVSVRNIVVVARDSERQAWGTVTTALKDLPMAASDFRKVDRYLNVTRAALLFARVIVLVEGIAEMLLLPALARHYVKAETHGRADADAEFKRRMRQFHSATFINVEGVDFAPYLNLLLLGGPTRVDRVVVVTDGDPSTRNPLGAGESRRTAYEERFPEHVTAGRLIVSVGGTTLEAEMYRHPENEERLKTAFLSLHPQSVSQWDALVKAVGDGDESTRASIFAQAIKPRSRAQRSTGETSEETEVASPRPIHLDIGKGDFAHVIAEALEADTQSRMRIPAYLLAALEAATNPQVSERAATADQASPRDGG; this comes from the coding sequence GTGCATCTTGCCAGTCTTCGACTTACAAATTTCCGCGCCTGCCGGGACACTCACGTGCGCTTCGGCTCCAATCTGACGGTTCTCGTGGGTGAGAACGCATCAGGCAAGAGCGCCATCATTGACGCCCTGAGACTCGCGACATACCAGGTAACGGGCCGCCAGTCGGCCTACCTATCGCCAGACTCCGACCTGAGTCGAGGCAGCGACACCGGAACGCCGATCGAGATTTCTACCCGGTACAGCGGTCTCACCGAACCTGAGCAGGCCTTGTACCTTCCCAAGCTCGTCGATACACATGATGACCTCGTGTATACCGCCACCTTCGCTACCGACCCAACCGTCCCTCGCAGGAGCGTCACGTCGTGGTCGGTGGGAGAGGTGGGCGTGGAGGATCCCGAACCAGCCTCCCGACGGCGCATTGCTCATGTCTACCTCCCCCCACTGCGTGACGCTTTACGAGATCTTGACGGCCACGACCAGACACAGTTGTTCGAAGTCTTGCGGATACTGGTAGGCGGTGACGAGGAGAAGGAGTCAGCATTTGTTGACGCTGCCGCGATCCATCTCGCCGCCATCGCCAAGCTAGATCTGGCGGCCGATGCTCGACAGCAGATCCAGGACTACTACAGCCAAGCTGTTCCGCCCAGTCGCGAACATCACATCGCACTAAACCACAGAGACCGCAGGCTCCGTCATCTCGCGGGCTTGCTACGCATCCAACTGTCTGAGACAGACTTCCCCGAAAGCGATATCGCAACTACGGGTCTCGGCTACGCCAGCCTGCTCTACATTTCGATGATCGTGCTGCAGCTCGTCAAGGCTCGCGAGAGCGATCTGACCCTGCTGCTCGTGGAAGAGCCAGAAGCACACCTGCATCCGCAGCTCCAGCTGGTCCTCTTGGACTTCCTACGTGGGCAAGCGGAAACCAGCGGAGACGATGCCGGGGGGCGACAGCCGGCGGGCAAGGTGCAGGTCATCGTGACGACCCACTCACCCACCCTTGCTAGCACGGTTTCAGTTCGAAATATTGTGGTCGTTGCTCGCGATAGCGAACGGCAGGCATGGGGGACCGTGACCACGGCGTTGAAAGATCTACCTATGGCTGCCAGCGACTTTCGTAAAGTCGACCGCTACCTTAATGTCACTCGAGCTGCATTGTTGTTTGCCCGAGTCATCGTGCTGGTCGAGGGCATTGCAGAGATGCTCCTCCTGCCGGCCCTGGCGAGGCATTACGTCAAGGCAGAGACCCACGGACGAGCAGATGCAGATGCCGAGTTCAAACGGCGGATGCGGCAATTCCACAGCGCAACGTTTATCAACGTCGAAGGAGTCGACTTCGCCCCCTACCTCAACCTTCTTCTCCTGGGCGGGCCAACAAGGGTCGATCGGGTCGTCGTCGTGACCGACGGTGACCCCAGCACGAGGAACCCCTTGGGCGCCGGTGAGAGTCGGCGCACCGCCTATGAGGAGCGCTTTCCAGAGCACGTCACCGCCGGACGACTCATCGTCAGCGTCGGTGGAACGACCTTGGAAGCGGAGATGTATCGCCACCCGGAGAACGAGGAGCGACTCAAGACCGCTTTTCTAAGTTTGCACCCGCAGTCCGTCAGCCAGTGGGATGCGCTAGTGAAAGCGGTCGGCGACGGCGACGAGTCGACACGAGCCAGCATCTTCGCCCAAGCCATCAAACCGAGAAGCAGGGCCCAGCGTTCGACCGGCGAGACTTCGGAAGAGACAGAAGTCGCTTCACCGAGACCAATCCACCTAGACATCGGCAAGGGCGACTTTGCCCACGTGATCGCTGAGGCTCTGGAGGCTGACACCCAGTCGCGAATGCGCATACCCGCCTACCTCCTAGCCGCGCTAGAGGCAGCAACGAATCCCCAGGTCTCTGAACGCGCCGCCACAGCCGACCAAGCATCTCCAAGAGACGGCGGCTGA
- a CDS encoding HNH endonuclease, whose protein sequence is MAADRCPFCLHPIDGSPEARQPSRDHVFLQALGGVATTPVCKTCNDTFGADVEGRLLRPRKILSIAKVAAGRMDSAPGYLKADGSRGVFNFRDGTVQFSPPLTSFATKTEEGLHIRAAPDQIEGVVPHVRRWATKHGGDPDAAEAQLRAAPRGSLGNDLFVMDHDVELDQLARLAAKVALAAGCRVSDDFRDAQPLADSLREVAWGRAEADLLFGLEPLQHIDALLAELTAKAVGEVAPRFAPVALESQVVFCPLGDSTIIFVHLVGFPLTFGGMKCPGTQPARWGHTPVLVRDAPGSPQIVALQDWLLPRLHAQPDWRDGEVESAQ, encoded by the coding sequence ATGGCGGCTGACCGGTGCCCCTTCTGCCTGCACCCCATCGACGGCTCCCCCGAGGCGCGTCAGCCCTCGCGTGACCACGTCTTCCTCCAGGCTCTGGGCGGCGTTGCCACCACCCCGGTGTGCAAGACCTGCAACGACACCTTCGGCGCTGACGTCGAGGGTCGCCTGCTACGCCCGAGGAAGATCCTCAGCATCGCCAAGGTCGCGGCGGGACGGATGGACTCCGCCCCGGGGTACCTGAAGGCCGATGGGTCGCGGGGAGTCTTCAACTTCCGAGACGGCACCGTGCAGTTCTCTCCCCCGCTCACCTCCTTCGCCACGAAGACCGAGGAGGGTCTGCACATCCGCGCGGCGCCAGATCAGATTGAGGGCGTCGTACCCCATGTCCGCCGCTGGGCCACCAAGCACGGTGGCGACCCCGATGCTGCCGAGGCACAACTGCGTGCTGCTCCCCGCGGCAGCCTGGGCAATGACCTGTTCGTCATGGACCACGACGTCGAGCTCGATCAGTTGGCCCGCTTGGCCGCAAAAGTGGCGCTGGCGGCTGGGTGCCGGGTCAGCGACGACTTCCGCGATGCCCAGCCGCTCGCTGACAGCCTGCGCGAGGTCGCGTGGGGGCGAGCAGAAGCCGACCTCCTCTTCGGGCTAGAACCCCTGCAGCACATCGACGCCCTGCTCGCTGAGTTGACGGCGAAAGCGGTGGGCGAGGTCGCACCGCGCTTCGCCCCGGTGGCCCTGGAGAGTCAGGTGGTCTTCTGCCCCCTCGGTGACAGCACGATCATCTTCGTCCACCTGGTGGGCTTCCCACTCACCTTCGGCGGCATGAAGTGCCCCGGTACTCAGCCCGCGCGGTGGGGGCACACGCCGGTCTTGGTGCGCGACGCGCCCGGTAGCCCACAGATCGTGGCCCTGCAGGACTGGTTGCTTCCACGCCTGCATGCTCAGCCGGACTGGCGCGACGGTGAGGTTGAGAGCGCGCAATAG
- a CDS encoding carbohydrate ABC transporter permease, whose protein sequence is MSGATILANPAASGGQVAAVPAPPANRPRRDYVSIGLWISLAISALVWALPFVFMFLTSVKSRADVNTAPPWYLPTEWLFSNYADAVDTGNLWVTGANSLLVAVIKVPLGLLLAAAAAYALARLRFRFSKLVLGLLAAGSMVPIQVGLGPLFTTMLSLDLLDTKLGLILPYLAFGIPYQIFMLYGFFRAIPDELEESARIDGASTFRIFWQICLPLAKPALAALFILDFVATWNEYAIAATLLQSQDNWTVPLAVLGFSGQHATDYGPLNAFIIMSAVPVLIVYLMFQRYFVAGAFSGAVKG, encoded by the coding sequence ATGAGCGGCGCCACCATCCTCGCGAACCCCGCTGCCAGCGGCGGCCAGGTCGCCGCTGTGCCGGCGCCGCCGGCCAACCGGCCCCGGCGCGACTACGTCAGCATCGGCCTGTGGATCTCGCTGGCCATCTCAGCGCTGGTCTGGGCCTTGCCGTTCGTCTTCATGTTCCTCACCTCGGTGAAGAGCAGGGCTGACGTCAACACCGCGCCGCCGTGGTACCTGCCCACCGAGTGGCTCTTCAGCAACTACGCCGACGCGGTCGACACCGGGAACCTCTGGGTGACGGGCGCCAACAGCCTGCTGGTGGCGGTCATCAAGGTGCCGCTCGGGCTGCTCCTGGCCGCGGCGGCGGCCTACGCGCTGGCACGCCTGCGCTTCCGCTTCTCCAAGCTCGTCCTCGGGCTCCTGGCCGCGGGGTCGATGGTCCCCATCCAGGTCGGCCTCGGTCCGCTCTTCACCACGATGCTGAGCCTCGACCTGCTCGACACGAAGCTCGGGCTGATCCTCCCGTACCTGGCGTTCGGCATCCCGTACCAGATCTTCATGCTCTACGGCTTCTTCCGGGCCATCCCCGACGAGCTGGAGGAGTCGGCGCGCATCGACGGCGCCTCGACCTTCCGCATCTTCTGGCAGATCTGCCTGCCGCTGGCCAAGCCCGCTCTGGCAGCCCTGTTCATCCTCGACTTCGTCGCGACCTGGAACGAGTACGCCATCGCCGCGACGCTGCTGCAGAGCCAGGACAACTGGACGGTGCCGCTGGCGGTGCTGGGCTTCAGCGGCCAGCACGCCACCGACTACGGGCCGCTGAACGCCTTCATCATCATGTCGGCCGTTCCGGTGCTGATCGTCTACCTGATGTTCCAGCGCTACTTCGTCGCCGGGGCCTTCTCCGGCGCCGTCAAGGGCTGA
- a CDS encoding carbohydrate ABC transporter permease encodes MSVLERPPAPPAAPRRRGDRRFLRALPYLVPAAGLYVAFLVYPMLDAVRLSFFSWNGFRTSEPEFVGLRNYVRMLTNDPVFYTALSNSVIWVVLSLLVPMLLGLLLALALNRRMIGRNLFRSVFYIPAVFASITVAAMWRWIYNPTVGSLNQFLEAVGLASWQQQWLGDPKIALYSVFVASVWQGVGFSLVLFLAGLQQVPAELVDAARVDGANRWQVFKAVTIPALRPTTAVVIILTIINSLKVFDLIVGMTGGGPAQSTQVLALWSYQQSFSNHDFGQGGAIATVLLVLSLCLVVPYLVRTLKAEEH; translated from the coding sequence ATGTCGGTCCTCGAACGCCCGCCAGCGCCCCCAGCGGCACCCCGGCGCCGGGGTGACAGGCGCTTCCTGCGAGCCCTGCCCTACCTGGTCCCGGCCGCAGGCCTCTACGTGGCCTTCCTCGTCTACCCGATGCTCGACGCCGTCCGGCTGTCGTTCTTCTCCTGGAACGGCTTCCGCACCAGCGAGCCGGAGTTCGTGGGCCTTCGCAACTACGTGCGCATGCTCACCAACGACCCGGTCTTCTACACGGCCCTCAGCAACTCGGTGATCTGGGTGGTGCTGTCGCTGCTCGTGCCGATGCTGCTCGGGCTGCTGCTGGCCCTCGCGCTGAACCGGCGCATGATCGGCCGGAACCTCTTCCGCTCGGTCTTCTACATCCCCGCCGTCTTCGCCTCCATCACCGTCGCGGCGATGTGGCGCTGGATCTACAACCCCACGGTCGGTTCGCTGAACCAGTTCCTCGAAGCGGTGGGCCTGGCCTCCTGGCAGCAGCAGTGGCTGGGCGACCCGAAGATCGCCCTCTACTCCGTCTTCGTCGCCAGCGTCTGGCAGGGGGTGGGCTTCAGCCTCGTGCTCTTCCTCGCCGGTCTGCAGCAGGTGCCCGCCGAGCTGGTCGACGCGGCGAGGGTGGACGGCGCCAACCGCTGGCAGGTGTTCAAGGCCGTGACGATCCCGGCCCTGCGCCCGACCACCGCAGTGGTCATCATCCTGACGATCATCAACTCCCTGAAGGTCTTCGACCTCATCGTCGGCATGACCGGCGGCGGCCCCGCGCAGTCGACCCAGGTGCTGGCGCTGTGGTCCTACCAGCAGTCGTTCTCCAACCACGACTTCGGCCAGGGCGGCGCGATCGCCACCGTGCTGCTGGTGCTCTCGCTCTGCCTGGTCGTCCCCTACCTGGTCCGAACCCTGAAGGCCGAGGAGCACTGA
- a CDS encoding nucleoside hydrolase: MTAPTRRRIIVNTDAKNEADDQYAIVHALLSPTLDVRGIVPAHFGTERTDRSMEESREEVDLLLRLMGLTGSVTVADGAPRALVDATTPADSPGARLIVEESKLASEGDPLFVTFLGPLTDMATAILLDPEIVHRDVVVVWIGGMGYGVDWNYPHPEFNLRNDITAANVVFGSGISIWQVPASIYSMVSVGYAELRERIGGTSELADYLIDQMVEWNAAHHGEPIESRSLGDSPAISLVLNPRGGVWRTVPAPSFGAEGGYLPGSGHPVRVFETVDVRYLLEDMFAKIRLFGREGALPRT, encoded by the coding sequence GTGACCGCACCCACCCGCCGCCGCATCATCGTCAACACCGACGCCAAGAACGAGGCGGACGACCAGTACGCGATCGTCCACGCGCTCCTCTCACCGACCCTGGACGTGCGCGGCATCGTGCCCGCGCACTTCGGGACCGAGCGCACCGACCGGAGCATGGAGGAGTCCCGCGAGGAGGTCGACCTCCTGCTGCGGCTCATGGGCCTGACCGGCAGCGTGACCGTCGCCGACGGGGCCCCGCGTGCGCTGGTCGACGCGACGACGCCGGCCGACTCGCCGGGTGCCCGGCTGATCGTCGAGGAGAGCAAGCTCGCCTCCGAGGGCGACCCGCTGTTCGTCACCTTCCTCGGTCCGCTCACCGACATGGCCACCGCGATCCTGCTCGACCCGGAGATCGTCCACCGCGACGTCGTCGTCGTGTGGATCGGCGGGATGGGGTACGGCGTCGACTGGAACTACCCCCACCCCGAGTTCAACCTGCGCAACGACATCACCGCCGCGAACGTCGTCTTCGGCTCGGGCATCTCCATCTGGCAGGTGCCCGCGAGCATCTACTCGATGGTCTCCGTGGGGTACGCCGAGCTGCGCGAGCGGATCGGCGGCACCAGCGAGCTGGCCGACTACCTGATCGACCAGATGGTCGAGTGGAACGCCGCCCACCACGGCGAGCCCATCGAGTCGCGCTCCCTCGGTGACTCCCCGGCCATCTCCCTGGTGCTCAACCCGCGCGGAGGGGTGTGGCGGACGGTGCCGGCGCCCAGCTTCGGTGCCGAAGGCGGCTACCTGCCCGGCTCGGGCCACCCCGTCCGAGTCTTCGAGACCGTCGACGTGCGCTACCTGCTCGAGGACATGTTCGCCAAGATCCGCCTGTTCGGCAGGGAAGGCGCGCTCCCTCGCACGTGA